A single genomic interval of Flavobacteriales bacterium harbors:
- a CDS encoding DUF2807 domain-containing protein — MRNENRCNWVRSFKPRITVRVPMDAVVELELRGTGNVSATDTVRQHVFRIEQRNAQGTVELQLAVDTCYVGLHTGAGDVRLSGTCGVAYLYNGLMGPIDAGALVAQEVNVNNSGVADIICRAQQRLNAQLFDVGDVRYYGDPVLQATVTGSGFVVRLGP; from the coding sequence GTGAGGAACGAGAACCGGTGCAATTGGGTGCGCAGCTTCAAGCCGCGGATCACCGTGCGCGTGCCGATGGATGCCGTGGTGGAGCTGGAGCTGCGCGGAACGGGGAACGTGAGCGCGACGGACACCGTGCGTCAACACGTGTTCCGCATCGAACAGCGGAACGCGCAGGGAACGGTCGAGCTGCAGCTGGCCGTGGATACGTGTTACGTGGGGCTGCACACCGGCGCCGGCGATGTGCGGCTGTCCGGCACCTGCGGCGTGGCCTATCTCTACAACGGTCTCATGGGGCCAATCGATGCGGGCGCGCTGGTGGCGCAGGAGGTGAACGTGAACAACAGCGGCGTGGCCGACATCATCTGCCGTGCTCAGCAGCGCCTGAACGCGCAGCTCTTCGATGTGGGGGACGTACGCTACTACGGGGATCCCGTGCTACAGGCCACGGTGACCGGAAGCGGGTTCGTGGTGCGGTTGGGGCCCTAG
- a CDS encoding exopolyphosphatase: MRLLIGDVIEREDHPVVRKTSLVRVPIRLGEDVFASGAIGAAKRDYLIKSLKAFRLLIDVYGVPRYRCCATSAMREASNSAETIARVEMETGVDIEVIGGREEGDLICSTFWTQDLLKDRSYLFIDVGGGSTELTWLEKGRRVKTASFKVGTVRMLAGKVKAHVWPDIAEFLGELRAQHGQLMAVGTGGNINRIFKENGNRYGEPLQRADIQRHRDRIAGYSLEDRVKLLRLRADRADVIIPAADIFLRVLDAAEITEIFVPKVGLADGIVYDLYMKQYGHKRYAPADPVGVPA; this comes from the coding sequence GTGAGGCTGCTCATCGGCGACGTGATCGAGCGGGAGGACCATCCCGTGGTGCGCAAGACCTCCCTGGTGCGCGTGCCGATCCGTCTGGGTGAGGACGTGTTCGCCAGCGGCGCCATCGGAGCCGCCAAGCGCGACTACCTGATCAAGAGCCTGAAGGCCTTTCGGCTGCTGATCGACGTGTACGGTGTGCCGCGCTATCGGTGCTGTGCGACCAGTGCGATGCGCGAGGCCTCCAACAGCGCGGAGACCATCGCCCGCGTGGAGATGGAGACCGGTGTGGACATCGAGGTGATCGGCGGGCGCGAGGAGGGCGACCTGATCTGCAGCACGTTCTGGACGCAGGACCTGCTGAAGGACCGCAGCTACCTGTTCATCGATGTCGGGGGAGGGAGCACCGAACTGACCTGGCTGGAGAAAGGACGCCGCGTGAAGACCGCGAGCTTCAAGGTGGGCACCGTGCGCATGCTGGCCGGCAAGGTGAAGGCACACGTCTGGCCGGACATCGCCGAGTTCCTGGGGGAACTGCGCGCGCAGCATGGTCAGTTGATGGCCGTGGGCACCGGCGGGAACATCAATCGCATCTTCAAGGAGAACGGCAACCGCTACGGTGAGCCGCTGCAGCGGGCGGACATCCAGCGTCATCGCGACCGGATCGCCGGGTACAGCCTGGAGGACCGGGTGAAGCTGCTGCGCTTGCGCGCCGACCGGGCGGACGTCATCATCCCTGCGGCCGACATCTTCCTGCGGGTGCTGGACGCGGCGGAGATCACGGAGATCTTCGTGCCCAAGGTGGGCCTTGCGGACGGGATCGTCTACGACCTGTACATGAAGCAGTACGGACATAAGCGGTATGCGCCTGCGGATCCCGTCGGAGTTCCGGCCTGA
- a CDS encoding acyloxyacyl hydrolase — MRLRIPSEFRPERLLVVAALAGCGTGRAASPPWAIGLRGHVGFLWPHRPSSWILVEDHCVAPELFLERRLPGDRPWQRHYRAPSFGVGVLYTGLANPDRIGAAVRLLPYLHLPFTRGARGDLGMRLGWGVGLVTRPYDRRENTKQIAIGSRINTAIQLMLAYRHRFGRTELSAGFGIDHWSNGSFALPNLGLNLLSASLGVAQALGPVAPYVHTPDTVPLDRPRREHSVVGALFWSETGRPESGRYSVYSLIGQVQWRLTRKSALAVGVDAFNKGALRTDHPELEAKGRAALTQAGVHAGYALLFGRGELFLQMGVYVYTPVPEQAAVFHRLGCRYRIARHLLAHMALKSHYAVADHWEFGFGYRWS; from the coding sequence ATGCGCCTGCGGATCCCGTCGGAGTTCCGGCCTGAGCGGCTGTTGGTGGTGGCGGCCCTGGCCGGCTGCGGCACCGGCCGAGCGGCGTCCCCTCCCTGGGCCATCGGACTGCGCGGGCATGTCGGCTTCCTCTGGCCGCACCGGCCCAGCAGCTGGATCCTCGTGGAGGACCATTGTGTCGCGCCGGAGCTCTTTCTGGAGCGCCGACTTCCAGGCGACAGGCCCTGGCAGCGCCACTATCGCGCACCGTCCTTCGGCGTCGGTGTGCTGTACACGGGCCTGGCCAATCCGGACCGCATCGGGGCCGCAGTGCGGCTGCTTCCGTACCTGCACCTGCCGTTCACCCGCGGTGCGCGAGGCGACCTCGGCATGCGGCTGGGTTGGGGCGTGGGCCTGGTGACCCGGCCTTACGACCGGCGGGAGAACACCAAGCAGATCGCCATCGGTTCGCGGATCAACACCGCCATCCAGCTCATGCTCGCGTATCGGCACCGCTTCGGCCGCACCGAGCTGTCCGCCGGATTCGGCATCGACCACTGGAGCAACGGGTCGTTCGCCCTGCCCAACCTGGGGCTCAACCTGCTGAGCGCGAGCCTGGGCGTGGCGCAGGCCTTGGGACCGGTCGCACCGTACGTGCACACCCCGGACACCGTGCCGTTGGACCGGCCGCGACGGGAGCACAGCGTGGTGGGCGCGCTGTTCTGGAGCGAAACAGGCCGGCCGGAAAGCGGCCGGTACAGCGTGTACAGCCTGATCGGGCAGGTGCAATGGCGGCTCACGCGCAAGTCCGCCCTGGCCGTCGGGGTGGATGCGTTCAACAAGGGCGCGTTGCGCACCGACCATCCCGAGCTGGAGGCCAAGGGACGTGCAGCGCTCACCCAGGCCGGCGTGCACGCAGGCTACGCGCTGCTCTTCGGGCGCGGCGAGCTGTTCCTGCAGATGGGCGTGTACGTGTACACGCCGGTGCCCGAGCAGGCCGCCGTGTTCCACCGGCTGGGTTGCCGGTACCGGATCGCCCGGCATCTTCTGGCGCACATGGCGCTCAAGAGCCACTATGCCGTGGCGGATCACTGGGAGTTCGGATTCGGATACCGATGGTCATGA